In the genome of Thiorhodovibrio winogradskyi, the window GCGCACAAGCGGCTCGGCGGGCTTCGCGATCATCCATCACTGTTAAAGACGCGGATTGCAACGCCAGACTCAGTACTGCGTCAAGATAGGCGGCTCAAATCTGTCAGCCACCTCCAGACCCAAGCCAGCGATCGAGCATTTTGATATCCGCCAGAATTTCATCGCCTGTCTGTTGAAAGGGCGTCACTCCAAAATCACCCAGTGCGGAGATAAATTCAGCCCGCGAGAGACCAGCGATTTCCGCCGCTCGCCCTTGGCTGATCCGCTCGAGTTCATACCATTTCACCGCGGCAGCCAAACGCAGTTCGCGCACGAACTCG includes:
- a CDS encoding UPF0175 family protein, which produces MNLAFEIDPGVFASVRHDPDEFVRELRLAAAVKWYELERISQGRAAEIAGLSRAEFISALGDFGVTPFQQTGDEILADIKMLDRWLGSGGG